A single window of Streptomyces xanthii DNA harbors:
- a CDS encoding HAD domain-containing protein has product MTHSTERRSLPVRRPFLFLDVDGPLIPFGVAAGSVDPLERLDPGVGARLLGLGCRMVWATTWMGEADEIVGPRVGLPPLPVLGGSGGDGEGSPGPRGLHWKVPLIVEWAGSEPFVWVDDEIGAVDRDWVAAAHPGPFLLHRVDPARGLTDADFAALHAWLRGVAWPPAG; this is encoded by the coding sequence GTGACCCACTCCACCGAACGTCGCTCCCTGCCCGTGCGGCGCCCCTTTCTCTTTCTCGATGTCGACGGGCCGCTGATCCCCTTCGGGGTCGCGGCCGGGTCCGTCGATCCCTTGGAGCGGCTCGATCCCGGGGTGGGGGCGCGGCTGCTGGGGCTGGGGTGCCGGATGGTGTGGGCCACGACGTGGATGGGGGAGGCCGACGAGATCGTCGGGCCGCGCGTCGGGCTGCCGCCGCTGCCGGTGCTGGGCGGGTCGGGCGGCGACGGTGAGGGGTCTCCGGGCCCGCGGGGGCTGCACTGGAAGGTGCCGTTGATCGTCGAGTGGGCGGGCTCGGAGCCGTTCGTCTGGGTCGATGACGAGATCGGCGCCGTGGACCGCGACTGGGTCGCCGCCGCGCACCCCGGGCCGTTCCTGCTGCACCGCGTGGATCCGGCCCGGGGACTGACCGACGCCGATTTCGCCGCGCTGCACGCGTGGCTGCGCGGCGTCGCCTGGCCTCCGGCCGGATGA
- a CDS encoding Cys-Gln thioester bond-forming surface protein has product MFSRAVRASWRGRACARAAAAVAVSGLLAAGAITGAGAAQADDGTQQEGGAGATLGGLETYGTAVLHDSGHDEKIPAGLFRMTVDGGGTLQTYCIDLHNPTQTDAKYQETPWSGTSLSQNKDAGRIRWILQNSYPQVNDLAALARKAGAGSLTEQDAATGTQVAIWRYSDGADVDAESPAAEKLADYLQRSARDLTEPSASLSLVPSAVSGHPGERLGPVTVRTNADALTVTPPAEAASGGVRLVDAKGEPVVSASNGSKIYFDVPEEAAAGSAALTVQGSTTVPVGRAFTSDSRSQTQILAGSSESAVSATATATWAAKGPVPALSARENCAKGGVDITAVNKGDAPFTFTLMDTEYSIPAESTQTVTVPLQEDQAYDFTIRGPHGFTKRLRGVLDCRTASAALAVTSDDGGLRPQATTRPSPASVGGTGTPGQDLAETGSSNATPIIAGAAIALVVVGGGALFLSRRKKTPDQQND; this is encoded by the coding sequence GTGTTCTCGCGGGCCGTGCGGGCCTCGTGGCGCGGGCGGGCCTGTGCCCGGGCCGCCGCGGCGGTCGCCGTGTCCGGCCTCCTGGCCGCCGGGGCGATAACCGGCGCCGGAGCGGCCCAGGCCGATGACGGCACCCAGCAGGAGGGTGGCGCCGGCGCCACCCTGGGAGGCCTCGAGACCTACGGCACGGCCGTGCTGCACGACAGCGGGCACGACGAGAAGATCCCCGCCGGACTGTTCCGGATGACCGTCGACGGCGGCGGCACGCTGCAGACGTACTGCATCGACCTGCACAACCCGACGCAGACCGACGCCAAGTACCAGGAGACTCCCTGGAGCGGCACGTCTCTGAGCCAGAACAAGGACGCGGGCCGCATCCGCTGGATCCTGCAGAACTCCTACCCGCAGGTGAACGACCTGGCCGCGCTCGCCCGCAAGGCCGGCGCCGGGAGCCTCACCGAGCAGGACGCCGCGACCGGCACCCAGGTCGCGATCTGGCGGTACTCGGACGGGGCCGACGTCGACGCGGAGAGCCCCGCCGCCGAGAAGCTCGCGGACTACCTGCAGCGCAGCGCCCGCGACCTCACCGAGCCGAGCGCCTCGCTGAGCCTCGTGCCCTCCGCCGTGTCGGGGCACCCGGGGGAGCGGCTCGGCCCGGTCACCGTGCGGACGAACGCGGACGCGCTCACCGTCACCCCGCCCGCCGAGGCGGCGTCCGGCGGCGTGAGGCTCGTCGACGCCAAGGGCGAGCCCGTCGTCTCCGCCTCCAACGGCAGCAAGATCTACTTCGATGTGCCCGAGGAAGCCGCCGCCGGCTCGGCCGCGCTGACCGTGCAGGGTTCGACGACCGTGCCCGTCGGCCGCGCCTTCACCTCCGACAGCCGCAGCCAGACCCAGATCCTCGCGGGCTCCAGCGAGTCCGCGGTCTCCGCGACCGCGACCGCGACCTGGGCCGCCAAGGGGCCCGTGCCCGCGCTGTCGGCCCGTGAGAACTGCGCGAAGGGCGGCGTGGACATCACCGCGGTGAACAAGGGGGACGCGCCCTTCACCTTCACCCTGATGGACACCGAGTACTCCATCCCCGCCGAGTCCACGCAGACGGTGACCGTCCCGCTGCAGGAGGACCAGGCGTACGACTTCACGATCCGGGGCCCGCACGGCTTCACCAAGCGCCTGCGCGGCGTCCTGGACTGCCGCACCGCGTCGGCGGCCCTGGCCGTCACCTCCGACGACGGCGGCCTGCGCCCCCAGGCGACGACCCGCCCGAGCCCCGCGTCCGTCGGCGGCACCGGCACCCCCGGCCAGGACCTCGCCGAGACCGGCAGCTCGAACGCGACCCCGATCATCGCGGGCGCGGCGATCGCCCTCGTGGTCGTCGGCGGCGGCGCCCTGTTCCTCTCCCGCCGCAAGAAGACCCCGGACCAGCAGAACGACTGA
- the ettA gene encoding energy-dependent translational throttle protein EttA — translation MAEFIYTMRKTRKAHGDKVILDDVTLNFLPGAKIGVVGPNGAGKSTVLKIMAGLEQPSNGDAFLSPGYSVGILMQEPELDDSKTVLENVQDGAREIMDKLKRFNEVAELMATDYSDELMEEMGKLQEDLDHANAWDLDGQLEQAMDALGCPPGDWPVTNLSGGEKRRVALCRLLIEAPDLLLLDEPTNHLDAESVNWLEQHLAQYKGTVVAITHDRYFLDNVAEWILELDRGRAIPYEGNYSTYLTKKSERLKVEGKKDEKRQKRLKEELEWVRSNAKGRQAKSKARLARYEEMAAEAEKTRKLDFEEIQIPPGPRLGSVVVEVNNLNKAFGEKVLVDDLSFTLPRNGIVGVIGPNGAGKTTLFKMIQGLETPDSGSIKVGETVKISYVDQNRANIDPKKTLWAVVSDELDYINVGQVEMPSRAYVSAFGFKGPDQQKPAGVLSGGERNRLNLALTLKQGGNLLLLDEPTNDLDVETLSSLENALLEFPGCAVVVSHDRWFLDRVATHILAYEGESKWFWFEGNFESYEKNKIERLGADAARPHRATYKKLTRG, via the coding sequence TTGGCTGAGTTCATCTACACCATGCGCAAGACGCGCAAGGCGCACGGCGACAAGGTGATCCTCGATGACGTCACCCTGAACTTCCTTCCCGGAGCGAAGATCGGTGTCGTCGGCCCGAACGGTGCCGGTAAGTCGACGGTCCTGAAGATCATGGCGGGGCTCGAGCAGCCGTCGAACGGTGACGCGTTCCTGTCGCCGGGCTACAGCGTCGGCATCCTCATGCAGGAGCCGGAGCTCGACGACTCGAAGACCGTGCTGGAGAACGTCCAGGACGGCGCCCGCGAGATCATGGACAAGCTCAAGCGCTTCAACGAGGTCGCCGAGCTCATGGCGACCGACTACAGCGACGAGCTCATGGAGGAGATGGGCAAGCTCCAGGAGGACCTCGACCACGCCAACGCGTGGGACCTCGACGGTCAGCTGGAGCAGGCCATGGACGCCCTGGGCTGCCCGCCCGGCGACTGGCCCGTCACCAACCTCTCCGGTGGTGAGAAGCGCCGCGTCGCCCTGTGCCGGCTGCTCATCGAGGCGCCCGACCTGCTGCTCCTCGACGAGCCCACCAACCACCTCGACGCCGAGTCCGTGAACTGGCTGGAGCAGCACCTGGCCCAGTACAAGGGCACCGTGGTCGCGATCACTCACGACCGGTACTTCCTCGACAACGTCGCCGAGTGGATCCTCGAGCTCGACCGCGGTCGCGCCATTCCCTACGAGGGCAACTACTCGACCTACCTGACCAAGAAGTCCGAGCGGCTCAAGGTCGAGGGCAAGAAGGACGAGAAGCGCCAGAAGCGCCTCAAGGAAGAGCTCGAGTGGGTGCGGTCGAACGCCAAGGGGCGTCAGGCCAAGTCCAAGGCGCGTCTGGCCCGCTACGAGGAGATGGCCGCCGAGGCCGAGAAGACCCGGAAGCTGGACTTCGAGGAGATCCAGATCCCGCCGGGCCCGCGTCTGGGCAGCGTCGTCGTCGAGGTCAACAACCTCAACAAGGCCTTCGGCGAGAAGGTCCTGGTCGACGACCTCAGCTTCACGCTCCCGCGCAACGGCATCGTCGGCGTCATCGGCCCGAACGGTGCCGGCAAGACGACCCTCTTCAAGATGATCCAGGGTCTCGAGACGCCGGACTCCGGTTCGATCAAGGTCGGCGAGACCGTCAAGATCTCGTACGTCGACCAGAACCGCGCCAACATCGACCCGAAGAAGACCCTTTGGGCCGTCGTCAGCGACGAGCTGGACTACATCAACGTCGGCCAGGTCGAGATGCCGTCGCGGGCCTACGTGTCCGCCTTCGGCTTCAAGGGCCCGGACCAGCAGAAGCCGGCCGGTGTGCTCTCCGGTGGTGAGCGCAACCGCCTCAACCTCGCGCTGACCCTCAAGCAGGGCGGCAACCTGCTGCTCCTCGACGAGCCGACGAACGACCTCGACGTCGAGACCCTGAGCAGCCTCGAGAACGCGCTGCTCGAGTTCCCGGGCTGCGCTGTCGTGGTCTCCCACGACCGGTGGTTCCTGGACCGAGTGGCCACGCACATCCTCGCCTACGAGGGCGAGTCCAAGTGGTTCTGGTTCGAGGGCAACTTCGAGTCGTACGAGAAGAACAAGATCGAGCGGCTCGGTGCCGACGCGGCCCGCCCGCACCGCGCCACCTACAAGAAGCTGACCCGCGGCTGA
- a CDS encoding acyl-CoA thioesterase, with protein MARHVYACPLRWADMDAYGHVNNVVFLRYLEEARIDFLFRPDKDFQQGSVVARHEIDYKRQLVHRHTPVSIELWVTEIKAASFTLAYEVKDPDQVYVRAATVIVPFDFEAQRPRRITAEEREFLEEYRDDDVDRAEALAA; from the coding sequence ATGGCTCGCCACGTATACGCCTGCCCCCTGCGCTGGGCGGACATGGATGCGTACGGACACGTCAACAACGTCGTGTTCCTCCGGTACCTGGAGGAGGCGCGCATCGATTTCCTGTTCCGCCCGGACAAGGACTTCCAGCAGGGGTCTGTCGTGGCGCGCCATGAGATCGACTACAAGCGGCAGCTCGTGCACCGGCACACCCCGGTCAGCATCGAGCTGTGGGTCACCGAGATAAAGGCCGCGTCGTTCACGCTCGCCTACGAGGTCAAGGACCCGGACCAGGTGTACGTCCGGGCCGCGACGGTCATCGTGCCGTTCGACTTCGAGGCGCAGCGGCCGCGCCGGATCACCGCCGAGGAGCGCGAGTTCCTCGAGGAGTACCGGGACGACGACGTGGACCGTGCGGAGGCGCTCGCCGCATGA
- a CDS encoding single-stranded DNA-binding protein: protein MNETLLTVVGNVATTPVFRELPTGPVARFRLAVTARRFDAGQGAWVDSHTNFFTVWAWGNLGANVQGSVSVGEPVIVQGRLKVRDEERGGQHWTSADIQATAVGHDLSRGTAAFRRATARKAATATEGQQARDEPSFEIEPEPQPEPVG, encoded by the coding sequence ATGAACGAGACGCTGCTGACGGTCGTGGGGAACGTGGCGACGACGCCGGTGTTCCGGGAGCTGCCGACGGGGCCGGTGGCCCGGTTCCGGCTCGCGGTGACGGCGCGCCGTTTCGACGCGGGGCAAGGGGCGTGGGTGGACAGCCACACGAACTTCTTCACGGTGTGGGCCTGGGGGAATCTGGGGGCGAACGTGCAGGGGTCGGTGTCGGTCGGTGAACCGGTCATCGTGCAGGGCCGGTTGAAGGTGCGTGACGAGGAGCGGGGCGGCCAGCACTGGACGTCGGCCGACATCCAGGCGACGGCCGTCGGGCACGACCTGTCGCGGGGCACGGCCGCCTTCCGCCGGGCGACGGCCCGCAAGGCGGCCACCGCGACGGAGGGTCAACAGGCCCGGGACGAACCGTCGTTCGAGATCGAGCCGGAGCCTCAGCCGGAGCCGGTCGGCTGA
- a CDS encoding ABC transporter ATP-binding protein: MTTESTTTGAGPTLADLEQRATAHRDRPAFGHDALISCDRLVRIFTTDGVEVQALQGLDLLVREGELMALVGASGSGKSTLMNILAGLDEPTAGAAKVAGYDLLTMTAKDRLRYRREAVGFVWQQTARNLLPYLTASQNVALPMQLRGRTSRSKKAARAAELLDLLGVADCRNRRPQQMSGGQQQRVAIAVALANEPKVLLADEPTGELDSHTGEQIFAAFRTANEELGTTVVIVTHDQTVATEVRRTVAIRDGRTSTEVLRHTQVDATTGQESLVSREYAMLDRAGRLQLPAEYTESLEMRDRVMLELESDHIQVWPDDQER, translated from the coding sequence ATGACGACAGAGAGCACCACGACCGGCGCCGGCCCCACCCTCGCCGACCTGGAACAGCGGGCCACCGCCCACCGGGACCGGCCGGCCTTCGGCCACGACGCCCTGATCAGCTGCGACCGCCTGGTCCGTATCTTCACGACGGACGGCGTCGAGGTGCAGGCGCTCCAGGGCCTCGATCTCCTGGTCCGCGAGGGCGAGTTGATGGCCCTGGTCGGCGCCTCGGGCAGCGGCAAGTCGACCCTGATGAACATTCTGGCGGGCCTCGACGAGCCCACGGCGGGCGCCGCCAAGGTCGCCGGGTACGACCTGCTCACCATGACCGCGAAGGACCGCCTGCGCTACCGCCGCGAGGCCGTCGGCTTCGTCTGGCAGCAGACCGCCCGCAACCTGCTCCCGTACCTCACGGCCAGTCAGAACGTGGCCCTGCCCATGCAGTTGCGCGGCCGCACCAGCCGCTCGAAGAAGGCGGCCCGCGCCGCCGAACTCCTCGACCTGCTGGGCGTCGCCGACTGCCGGAACCGCCGCCCGCAGCAGATGTCCGGCGGCCAGCAGCAGCGCGTGGCGATCGCGGTGGCCCTGGCCAACGAGCCGAAGGTCCTCCTCGCCGACGAGCCGACCGGTGAACTGGACTCGCACACGGGTGAGCAGATCTTCGCCGCGTTCCGCACGGCGAACGAGGAACTGGGCACGACCGTCGTCATCGTCACGCACGACCAGACGGTGGCGACGGAGGTGCGCCGCACCGTGGCCATCCGCGACGGCCGCACCTCGACGGAGGTGCTCCGCCACACCCAGGTCGACGCGACCACGGGCCAGGAGTCCCTGGTCTCCCGCGAGTACGCGATGCTGGACCGCGCGGGCCGCCTCCAACTCCCCGCCGAATACACGGAGTCCCTGGAAATGCGGGACCGCGTGATGCTGGAACTGGAGTCGGACCATATCCAGGTGTGGCCGGACGACCAGGAGCGGTAA
- a CDS encoding FtsX-like permease family protein, giving the protein MAAPTAPWVRTRLRTAPGAAAALGVLVLLAAFLAAAFPRAVAGYEDDGLRRTVAELPPHRAVLAVTTAEPGIGRPDSERAQLLREDVVRDAFRTVHGLLPAPFEVDAHASSYGVRSTNALAADETWLPRPDRRPARFQLYAQGALAGHATEVTGRLPRKVAAASEVEAAVTGPVAERMRLKPGSVLHLPAGGEKRITVRITGVVTPDDPAGGYWGIDTLLRTPELKHEDPRDPESPRYWLAGLILPPDAAPVLLQTDGKPEQYLQYLPDGSDLTASDLPRLRGMLANMTAGQGLLKAREATNAPYTFIASGLGDALTSYERLRSGISPVVSVAAYGTATVACIVLLMAGGLGADRRRGEFALLRSRGASLKGIAGRLGAESAVVAVPAAALGCFLAVRTTDHGTLPPAVLGAAAVAVLACAALPVRALFAHRTVRMQAERDDVATARPSARRTVAELTVLVLAIGAIVALRRRGTGEGDSLVALAPVLVGVVAAFLLVRLYPLPLRRLTGPMSRLRGAVGYLSLARAGRAQAGAGTAVLPLLALLTALTTAAFGGSVLAGIDAARNRAALLATGADARVALSQPLPDGTAARVKAVPGVRDVAPVALRTDLRTGTGRQVSVAAVDRAAYARLSRHTGLGAFPVDALAPVAGGKGPVPALASSSLARRFPDGRLTLQVNGQELPVRIAAVRPTTPALADDERDFLVMDAAGFGRASGTTTDPSTLLLTGDAIDGDALRKAAGSGVVVQTLAAERARYVDSPLQSGATDVYVSAVAAGAGFAVLALMLSLARATPERLALLARLRTLGLTRRQGRRLLILEALPQALLAAAGGTLTGWAAIRLLAPGLDLSTLALADARSAAVSRLTTDPLSLAVPAVCVLGVAVGVAALQAWWAGRRGSVKELRAGESA; this is encoded by the coding sequence ATGGCGGCTCCCACCGCCCCTTGGGTGCGCACCCGGCTGCGCACCGCGCCCGGTGCGGCCGCCGCGCTCGGCGTGCTCGTGCTGCTCGCCGCGTTCCTCGCCGCCGCGTTCCCGCGCGCCGTCGCGGGCTACGAGGACGACGGACTGCGCCGCACCGTCGCCGAACTCCCGCCGCACCGCGCCGTGCTGGCCGTCACGACCGCCGAGCCCGGCATCGGCCGGCCCGACTCCGAGCGGGCGCAGCTGCTGCGCGAGGACGTCGTCCGCGACGCGTTCCGCACGGTCCACGGCCTGCTGCCCGCACCGTTCGAGGTCGACGCGCACGCCTCCTCGTACGGGGTGCGCTCGACGAACGCGCTCGCCGCAGACGAGACGTGGCTGCCCCGGCCCGACCGGCGGCCCGCCCGCTTCCAGCTCTACGCGCAGGGCGCCCTCGCCGGCCACGCCACCGAGGTGACGGGCCGGCTGCCGCGCAAGGTCGCGGCCGCCTCGGAGGTGGAGGCCGCCGTGACCGGGCCGGTCGCCGAGCGGATGCGGCTCAAGCCGGGCTCGGTGCTGCACCTCCCCGCGGGCGGTGAGAAGCGGATCACCGTACGGATCACGGGCGTCGTCACGCCCGACGACCCGGCGGGCGGCTACTGGGGCATCGACACCCTGCTGCGCACGCCCGAGCTCAAGCACGAGGACCCCCGCGACCCCGAGTCGCCCCGCTACTGGCTGGCCGGCCTGATCCTGCCGCCGGACGCGGCGCCCGTCCTGCTGCAGACGGACGGCAAGCCCGAGCAGTACCTCCAGTACCTGCCCGACGGCTCGGACCTGACCGCCTCCGACCTGCCCCGGCTGCGCGGCATGCTCGCGAACATGACGGCGGGGCAGGGCCTGTTGAAGGCGCGCGAGGCGACGAACGCGCCCTACACGTTCATCGCGTCCGGCCTCGGCGACGCCCTCACCTCCTACGAGCGGCTGCGCTCCGGGATCTCCCCCGTCGTGTCGGTCGCCGCCTACGGGACGGCGACCGTCGCCTGCATCGTGCTGCTGATGGCGGGCGGCCTCGGCGCGGACCGGCGCCGGGGCGAGTTCGCGCTGCTGCGCTCGCGCGGCGCCTCCCTGAAGGGGATCGCGGGACGGCTCGGCGCGGAGAGCGCCGTGGTGGCGGTGCCCGCCGCGGCCCTCGGCTGCTTCCTCGCCGTCCGCACGACGGACCACGGCACGCTGCCGCCCGCCGTGCTGGGAGCGGCGGCCGTCGCGGTGCTCGCGTGCGCGGCGCTGCCCGTGCGGGCCCTGTTCGCGCACCGCACGGTGCGGATGCAGGCCGAGCGCGACGACGTGGCCACCGCCCGCCCCTCGGCCCGCCGCACGGTCGCCGAACTGACCGTCCTCGTCCTCGCGATCGGCGCGATCGTGGCGCTGCGCCGGCGCGGCACGGGCGAGGGCGACAGCCTGGTCGCGCTCGCCCCGGTCCTCGTGGGGGTCGTCGCCGCGTTCCTCCTGGTCCGGCTCTACCCGCTGCCGCTGCGCCGGCTGACGGGCCCGATGTCCCGGCTGCGCGGAGCGGTCGGCTATCTGTCGCTGGCCCGCGCGGGCCGCGCGCAGGCGGGCGCGGGCACGGCGGTGCTGCCGCTGCTGGCCCTGCTGACGGCGCTGACCACGGCGGCGTTCGGCGGCAGCGTGCTCGCCGGGATCGACGCGGCCCGCAACCGGGCCGCCCTCCTGGCGACCGGCGCGGACGCCCGGGTCGCCCTGTCCCAGCCGCTGCCCGACGGCACCGCGGCCCGGGTGAAGGCGGTGCCCGGCGTCCGGGACGTCGCCCCGGTGGCGCTGCGCACCGACCTGCGCACCGGCACGGGCCGCCAGGTGAGCGTGGCGGCGGTGGACCGCGCCGCTTACGCCCGGCTGTCCCGGCACACGGGCCTGGGCGCGTTCCCGGTGGACGCTCTGGCGCCGGTGGCGGGCGGCAAGGGCCCGGTCCCGGCGCTCGCCTCGTCCTCCCTGGCCCGCCGCTTCCCGGACGGCCGCCTGACCCTCCAGGTCAACGGCCAGGAACTGCCCGTCCGCATCGCCGCCGTCCGTCCTACGACCCCTGCCCTCGCGGACGACGAACGCGACTTCCTCGTCATGGACGCCGCCGGGTTCGGCCGGGCGAGCGGCACGACCACCGACCCGAGCACCCTGCTGCTGACCGGCGACGCGATCGACGGCGACGCGCTGCGCAAGGCGGCGGGCAGCGGCGTCGTCGTCCAGACCCTCGCCGCCGAGCGCGCCCGCTACGTCGACTCGCCGCTGCAGTCCGGCGCGACCGACGTGTACGTGTCGGCCGTCGCGGCGGGCGCCGGGTTCGCCGTGCTGGCGCTGATGCTGTCGCTGGCCCGGGCCACCCCGGAACGGCTCGCGCTCCTGGCCCGGCTGCGCACCCTCGGCCTCACCCGCCGCCAGGGCCGCCGCCTGCTGATCCTGGAAGCCCTGCCGCAGGCGCTGCTCGCGGCGGCCGGCGGCACGCTCACCGGCTGGGCGGCGATCCGCCTGCTGGCCCCCGGACTCGACCTGTCGACGCTGGCCCTCGCCGACGCCAGGAGCGCCGCCGTCTCCCGGCTGACCACCGACCCGCTCTCCCTCGCCGTACCGGCCGTGTGCGTGCTCGGTGTCGCGGTCGGGGTGGCGGCGCTGCAGGCCTGGTGGGCGGGGCGGCGCGGCTCGGTGAAGGAGCTGCGGGCGGGTGAGTCCGCATGA